A DNA window from Rhodococcus sp. Z13 contains the following coding sequences:
- a CDS encoding LacI family DNA-binding transcriptional regulator: MPRPDRAPTLKEIAERAGVHVSTASRVLRQPEPADGWSESALRVREIAAELGYRPNLWAASLRTRKTTTLGVVMPRLTDGVVATTYQGIEEAATKAGYSVLLSSPPDDLDAQRRAIALLVGRQVDGLLLSSLHIPARPFVESLGLASLPILTVTRHADAGLPFVVGDDYRGGALAARHLLDRGYEDLAIIAGPDHASTARDRRDGFVDTLKEASVPLPPERIVPSSFEVAGGVEAARLLLDRPDRPRAIFAVSDSIAIGILGVARDLGLSIPGDLAVVGYNDIPVVAQLPVPLTTVRSPAHDIGVTAIRRLLDLVRDGEAESTRLPVELVVRASS, from the coding sequence ATGCCCCGTCCCGACCGCGCGCCGACGCTCAAGGAGATCGCCGAGCGCGCCGGTGTCCACGTCTCGACGGCCTCCCGCGTGCTGCGCCAGCCCGAACCCGCCGACGGCTGGTCCGAGTCGGCGCTGCGGGTGCGGGAGATCGCTGCGGAACTCGGCTACCGGCCCAACCTGTGGGCGGCGAGTCTGCGGACTCGCAAGACGACCACCCTCGGTGTCGTCATGCCGCGGCTCACCGACGGTGTGGTCGCCACGACCTATCAGGGCATCGAGGAGGCCGCGACCAAGGCCGGCTACTCGGTGCTGCTGTCCAGCCCACCCGACGACCTCGACGCCCAGCGCCGCGCCATCGCGCTGCTGGTCGGGCGGCAGGTCGACGGCCTGCTGCTGTCCAGCCTGCACATCCCCGCGCGCCCGTTCGTCGAGTCCCTCGGACTGGCCTCGCTGCCGATCCTCACCGTCACCCGCCACGCCGATGCGGGCCTGCCGTTCGTCGTCGGCGACGACTACCGCGGCGGCGCCCTGGCCGCCCGGCACCTGCTCGACCGCGGCTACGAGGACCTGGCGATCATCGCCGGCCCCGACCACGCCAGCACCGCCCGCGACCGCCGCGACGGCTTCGTCGACACCCTGAAGGAGGCGTCGGTCCCGTTGCCGCCGGAGCGGATCGTGCCGTCGAGCTTCGAGGTCGCCGGGGGTGTGGAGGCGGCCCGGCTGCTGCTCGACCGTCCGGACCGCCCCCGCGCGATATTCGCGGTCAGCGACTCCATCGCCATCGGCATCCTCGGTGTCGCCCGCGATCTGGGGCTGTCGATCCCCGGCGATCTCGCCGTGGTGGGCTACAACGACATCCCGGTCGTCGCGCAGCTGCCGGTGCCGCTGACCACAGTGCGTTCACCCGCGCACGACATCGGGGTCACCGCGATCCGCCGCCTGCTCGATCTCGTCCGGGACGGCGAGGCCGAATCGACGCGTCTGCCCGTCGAACTCGTGGTGCGCGCGTCGAGTTGA